CAGAAAGTTTTCTGAGCAGCTTacagtaaatataaaaacaaacaatagctgataatgcccccccccaaaatataGTGGATGTTGCCTGTTTAAATGCCTATATTGTTTGGAAGCTGAAAAACTTGCATTATGGACATTCCAAAAGATGTAGCCCTTGGTTTAGAGTTAATCAAACCGGGGTTCAGTCTACGGAGATAGCCAGCTTGCCTGGGACATTGAGAAAGACAGCATCAGAACTGGTAGAACCTCTTATGGCTAACActaagaggaggagcaggtgtcatttctgtgGTCAGTGCAGctgggggcacatctacaccaagcagatattccactatgaaagtggtatgaaagcggtatataaaatgcaggagccacactactgctttatagtggtattgaagtgcactgaccattgttggggcccattgatacataccatataccgctttcataccactttcacagtgttatatcctgcttggtgtagttgtgtcatgggccccaccagttgtcagtgcacttcattaccactataaagcagtagtgtagatcctgcagtgtacagcaatatcactgtaaagcagtcgtgtggctcctgccttttatgtactgctttcataccactttcatagtggaataacctggtTAGTGTAGATGATCCcctatgtgtgtgtttgaagagGCTGCAGGATCAAAGGCACAGCACAAGCACTGTTTGGATGCACTGGGTCAGTGGTGAGGAGGCGCCATCAGAGCAACTAAGAAGAAGGGGGTCTTACCATGGCTGTCTTGGCTTCCTGTAGATCACAGTGTGTTTATGTGCCTGTAGAACAGGGAGTAGTTCAGCTATCGAAGCAGTATGAATGCAGATGAGTTTGTAATGTTCAATGTGTCACGTGGACAGAGAcaaaggaacttttttttttattatccaGAGACTGACATTcatgtgtttggggtggggtgttgtGTCTTGTTTTACCTCTTCCCCAGAATTGTCTTCAATGTCTTTTGAGGAGCTGCTGCAGTTGAGAAACCAGGTTGGGACCAAGGCGTATCAGCAGATGACTACTGGGAAGAGAGCACCAAACGCCACAAAAACTGCGAAGCATCAGCCTCCAAGCAAACACAGGTAATTGCATTTCCTGCTATGTGTCTCCAAGGGAAAGAACACATCTGCACTCCACTATCTTCCAGCCAAGTTTGCCTTTCTGTGCACGCCCATTAAAAAGCAAGCTCTGTTAGACTTGGTCGGGCTTAATTCTCTggaaacatgcttaggatcacacGGTAAGTCCTTTTTCTTCTAGATGCAGGGCTTCGAGCAGTGTCCCCCAgtctggtgcgctccagatgtgttggactacagatgtATTGCACTGCAActggagttgtagtgcaacacatctggaatgcgccgggctggggaaagctgacttTGAGACTTTTAATTTGTCTCTGGAGAGCTAGAAGAACGGAAATACATTCAGCAGGAAAGGAGGGGCTAACTTTTAACCAGAGGCTCCTTTTCCAGGTGCTCCTCTCCATGCGGGAGGATGTCTTCCTGGACAGTGTGGACTTTTCTGAGTGTCCACCTTATAGTCTGCATGACTGGATGTGCTCCCACActctttctgtgtttttctaaccCAACCtgattccttccctccctccttttcttgAGACTTTCCGAGATTGCTTTACGTGGCTACTTGGCCCCTGCTTGTGTTCACAGCTCCTCACACTTTGGTGCGTTCTGTAAATGTCATTGATGTGATGAGTAATTTAGACATGAAAGCAGACAGGAACGCACGCAGATCACCGTGGGGACCCTCCTCGGACGCCTCCCTGCGGCTCTGCACATTGTCTGCGTGTCATTAGCCTTTGTTCATGGTCCTGAAGCTGGGTTTCGGTCCGCATAAGTGTCACAGCCCAGCGAATGTGAGCAGACATCTGCTTTTTACTTCATCAGTTCTCCTTCATCAATTTCCAACTTTCAGCTGGAAACATCTCTGTTCCTCTCCCACACACCACTGTCCATATTATTAATATCTCATGCTGTTATTTCACCTTGTACCTGAGGCCCTCGCTGGGCTTTCCAGACAATGCTATAAGCCTCTCAAAATGCCTCTTCTATTAGTGGTTgcttatttctatttttaactctcCAAAGCCTTTTGAGAGATGCTTTGTACAAGAGCCCCAGTGCAGCTGGAATTGaaacagtttgtgtgtgtgtatatgtgtgtgtgtgtgtgtgtgtgtgtgtttgtttaaaggAACTGTCTTGGCTTCAAGGGAAGACTCCCAAAATTCTGCTCTGTTCAGTGGTGCATTCTAGAATGAAATTGGATTCAGAAGCAACCCACCACagtgatatttttttaataaaatgagcGGAACAGGATTTATAAAATCTTCTGCATACTGATTGGAAGCTAGCATGTGTTAGAAGTGAAAAAGAAGGGTGTCCGGAGGCCTGCAGGGACCTGACAGGTATGAGAGTTAGTTATTTAATCAATGTAAAGACTGTTTACCTCATCTGAAAAATATATCTTTGTTTAccttccaaaaaacaaaatgggcaTTAAAATTCAAAAACATCAAGATATATACAAATCATCATTGGTTAAAACGTTTAAATTCTAGAAACTCAAAATGCAGCAATGTGCAAACTGGGCAGCATAATCAGAAAGCCAGGCTgaagagagatttatttatttgtttcatttcgttttatatcatttcatttctataccgcccaatagccaaagtgcaCTAGGCAggtcacaaaaaattaaaaccacaaaatacaaagtaatatataattaatataaaatataatagcttaaaactacagtaaaacCTCGCATCAATGCAAAGAATTAAAATGCAATTagcacatttaaaacagcagtgctAAAAGAATGGAATGCAAAAACCCTAagatgcctggggaaataaaaaggtcttcacttggctcCAGAAAGAGCACAACGTTAACCTTTAACAGGTGGGTATAACACGTTACAGGTGGCTCCTCCCAAATACcagtgggagaggagggagggcattccacaaggtgggtgccaccacggagaaggcccgcTTCTTGGTTGCCACCAGATGGTGATCTGCTGGTCATGGGGAAATGGACCATTGCAATATCAGGGCAGAAGATACCATTCCGAAATAACATTCTGCTGCCCAGGAACTGTTAAAGCAACAGGTGTTGCCTCTGAATCAGGTAGATCATAATACTGCCCTGAACTTGGTCAGATGTGCTGTTCTTTCAGCTAGCCAATAAAATCTTAACCCCATCTATATTGGACAGGAAGATGAGCTCGCTTGTTTTCTCCTCATTAGTTTGGTGTTTTCCAATTCTCCAGATAGGAGCTTGGTGTTATCTCCTGGAGAAGCTACTTTTTGGACGGCCGACTCTTTCCTAAGACTAGCTGCATGCTCTGCCTTTTCTTGCTGTGTCTGGAGACTGTCATATAAAGATGTGTGGTTCATAGCACCTCACTGGCTGTCAGAGGGAGAGCTACTTTTCAGAGAGCCGTCTCTTTCCTAGAACTAGCTGCATGCGCTGCCTTTTCTTGCTGTGTCTGGAGACGATCGCATAAAGATGCAGTTCATACAAAAGGAGTGTGACTTTTGTTAATGTCGCTGGCAAATAGGGTATGGGTGTCATCTTTTCAGGCTGTTAAAGGCTTTATACGGCGTCTCATTAAACCTTAATGTCGGCATTGTGGTGGTGTCACCACCAGAATGAAAGTGACAAAGTGGGTGACAGGATAACTTTACTGAACCAACGTACTGGAGAGTGAAGAATTTTCAAGCTTCCTGAAAGTGCTACCTGCTGTATCATTAGGATAATTGGCTGTTGTTggttgaaaatgctttgaaaggtGGTAAGCCAGTGAAGATGCTACATGGAAGGATATTATACCTGAGAGAGATAGCAAGTTATAATGCAGGAATAGTCCTTTGCTAAAGTGTAAACCTTGTCTGAATTCTTGTTTTGCATCAGTATTTatagttttgtttcttttatttcctgcctttccactgaCTTACAAAATTAAAGTAGCTAACGAAATTAAAATTGTACAAACCAGTTggaacaaaaaatatatatctaactTTGATAAGACAAGAGTGGTCCTTGGTTTCTCCTCCACTTCCCTTATATAAAAAAGtgtatggcctaatctacaccaagcaggatattgtactatgaaagtggtatataaaaggcaggaaccaagCAGaatgtagcggtatgaaagtggtatatggtctgtgtccatgggccccaatggttgtcagtgcacttcaatactgctataaagcagtagtgcggctcctgccttttatataccgctttcatagtgcaatatcctgcttggtgtagatgaggccagaataACACTTTCCTTATAAAACTAAAAGCGTTGAATATTAACTACATAAAAGCCATGAATACaatctttaaaaacagaatgctgaaaCCAATTTAACATCAAATTACAGATTGAAAGCTTTCTGAATGAGGagggtttgattttttttactttttgggaCATCGCCTGGAAAGGCATCCCATAAAAGAGAgatattggccttagctagatgggctttatcccagggcgaaccctgggatcatccctgtgcgtccacatgacgcacaggggattctgggatcatccctcccttgccccgggatagagccctacactttgagaccgcagaacgtgtggcccgttgccgcgggtagacccggctctgcgtgattcctcatgcagagctgggagctgcgcccatcaggggtggtgtgcggggagcagggaaattaattttattttttaaaaaaacttaccttttggcactcaagcgctcgtgcactcctgttgctttataaaaaatggtgggcgcgacgcctcttcTCCttgtgtgtaaatggaggagggatctcacgataatcacatcgcgggatcttccctcttccttcatggaataaaaggtaggtctagctaagcccattGACTGAAAAGCCCTGTGTCTTTGCTTGGCTAACTGACATGAAAGGGCAAAATTTTGAGTGGGGCCTCTTCTGTTGGTGTTTCCTTAGGTGGCATGGAGTAATTAGTAGACATGCCAGTGTTACATAATTGCTCCCAGTTAATAAATGAGCTCTTGCATTTTGCATCAGTAGCCTCTTTTGTACACTCTTCAGGGGAAATACACTCTTGCAGCAGCCAAGCCTTGAGGTTGCAAATGCCTTTATGATGGATTCCAGTTAAACTGTAGCTGCAGCCATTGGATCAAGTACTGATGATACAAAGAAGTTTGTTACATACTTACGAGATTTTGTGCATTCAAATGTAGCTTAGGTTAGGGTCCACCTCTACAGAGATGCAGATGACATTTCAACACCCGAAAAAGCCTTTTTCCTAAATATGTGGAAGCTGTATTTACCTGTCTTTGTGTTTTGAGATAAAAAATTGTAAGTGCAGCAGCAACATTCAGAGACTTCAGGTGGGTCATCACTAACCAGCAATAGACAGTGATGGGCAAATAAAGGTTGGAGACCAACGCTTCAAACAAAAATCTTGTCTTTGAACATCAAAGTTTAGTCGGAGAATATATTTTTGTTTGAAACTTTGGTCCCTCGCCTTTATTCAATGTACATGTAATGAGTTGCAATCTCTGCCCTCCAATTCTGAGGAAAATGAAGCCCTCTTTAAAGGTAATAAATGGAGGTGGAAAGGGGACAGACTGATAAGAACACTTAATTAGATGCACACAGCCTGGAAGCTTTTTTTATTAGCTTTTTTCCCCTATTATGAACACTGATTGTATAAATTAATTTGGCACACAGATTGCAATCATCGCAGTACAATCAGACTATCAAAATCCACCTACGCCAACagaattaaaatgttttcttgCATTTCCAGATTTATACACTATCATGCTATCCATTAGCGAAATGACGAGTAAGTGTGTGGATGCACCCAGAGCCAAAACAGGGTAGGGCAGGATCTAAGAGGGTGTCAACTGATGCAAGAGGCCCCCTGTCCTTGCAGAAAAATAAGGTTGTGTGTGACACGATCCCCTCCTTCAGCcccttatctttcctctctccccaAGTTGTTGACGGCTGTATAGACATGTTCGCCTTATGCTACTAGGACATGTTGACAGCAAAGAGGAGCAGACAGGTGGGGACTTAGTGAGGAATGGAATTCAGCTTGGTGGATCTACATTAGAGTGTCCTCAGACCTCAAACTTTCTTTATACAAACACCCTTATTTTTGTGAAGGGCAGCTGAAATACGATATGAAAAATTCTTTAAAAGCTAATTTACATCTCTTAAGAAAAGGTTTCGATATTCATTTTATCACTTAAAAACATACCGGCAATTATATGTCATTATAAAGCAAACAGTTAAAATAGATCACCTATAAACCAACATATAAGACATTAGTTTCTCACTCCCACTTTAAGCTAGGAGGGAGACAGCAGAAGAAGGGGGAATTGACCTCAGAACAAGCACACCCATCAGGCGCACAtcgcttcccaccccccacccccactttaaaCTCTGTGGGTGGTTCCTTTAATCTCCGAATGGCCTCCTTAAGACAAGCCTTCCTTTTGAGGCCagtccacacacacccattcatcCATGAAACTATCACCTGTGCACAGAGTGCGATCTATAGCTCTGGTATGGGATGAGGTTTGTCAAAATGATCTGGGAATACAGCTATCCGTGTGGGGTTACCCTGAGGCAATGCTGTAGTTACTTTGTTAGTGAGTAGAAATATTGACTTCACAGGCTTCTGAAATGCTGCTAGTAGACCTGTGTAATTTGGCACAGTCAGTAGATTTTAGCTGGCTTTGGCTGAGGTAGACCCCGTGAAGGGCAGCTTCTAAAGTCTGCCTCATTTCTTAGATGGACCTCTTACAGTTCtctcacccttttctcatagagtcttatctcaagataagctgggaggttttcactcttAACCAGGCACTGGAAAAAGCAATTAGCTTCCCAAGCTGGATTCTTTGGGAACCTGTGAGAGGGAAACGCCACCTCTCTGCTTCTTCTGAAAGAGGGGAGAGAtgtagcctgtcagctcctgagagggTGGTAGGCATCTAGCAGAGGAGCCTATAAGATCCAATCCATAGGCTTCGTGCGTTGGTCTCACTGCAGGGGGCAATGTGCCCGATATCAGCTTGGAGAACTTTTGTGGCTCAGGGGATGATTTCTgtctattggtggtggtggtggtgggtcgatagacacccagctatgagagCTTGATTAGCAGGAAAGAGGTgtgaactttctttgcatgtatatattttgcatccattttctttcaataaactgttattatttatttatttatttatttatttatttatatagcaccaaataATCTGATTGGTGACTTgaacctggcagaaccagaacccagatctaatACAAATGCCTTTTAAGACTTGTAAAATGACAGTTGATAATGCATAATATTCAGGTGATGTGTCTCAGTAGGATCTCAGAAGACATAGGTGATAGGCAGAAAGGGCTCATCCTTAGCCCCCCAGCCCAACTTAgacatggggagggagggaggtctgtATATAAGCAGGAAACAAAAAGGACAGGATGGCATAGTTGGGAGCTGTTCTTTCAAGAATCCTACAAGATAGaatagtagtagagttggaaggggcctgtaaggccatcgactctaaccctctgctcaatgcaggaatccaccttaaagcatccctgacagatggttgtccagctgcctcttgaaggcctctagtgtgggagagcccttccTTTCTCCTTGCCCAAGTACCTGCCATCAGGTAAATGTGTCAGCTCAGGCACCAATTCTTCATGTTACAAATTGGGAACAGTACCTAGTGGATGCCTGTGTACCTCCACCTGTGCCTAACCTGTATGTTCGTAAATAATAAATGCTAATATTACAAGCAACCTGTAAGTTTCCTGTGATCTCATTCAAAGGAAACCAGACCCAAGGTGAGCACTTGGAAGCATATATCTATATAATATTTGAACAGGTTAATACAATATGAACAGTGATGATATCCATGTAATCATTATGAAAAAATATCAGTTACAGGCACCTCAAACAATATTCATGACATAATTTTGTATAAACAGAGCTGCAAGGTTTCATCGGAGTAGTCAAAGCTGTATAGTGTAATCTCAAGTATgtatactcagaagaaagtcccattgagctcaatatgATTTACACcctagtaaatgtgcttaggatttcACTGTTGATTAGGTGATAAGACAATTTTTATCAGTAGGGATGAGAATTAAGGGTTCACTTGTTTATACTTTGAACCTGTATTGGTCATGGTGTGTTattggataaaaatatatatattaagttTGCTTTTCCTTCTAACAGTGAGCGGTAATTTACAATTCAGTAAGCAGAAGCTATCTTGCATGTCCTTCAATACTGCAAATGGGTATCTATATTGAGGTTCTGGCACCCAGTGTACATATGTTTATAAACGAAATGATTAATCAGTTACAGAATATTAATCAGCTAAAATGCTGTAATGTGTTGACAGCCCAcgtgcaagcacacacacacacacagagcaagtgAAAGAGATAGAGCAATAAATGTAAGGAAATTTATATGTACTACTTAAATATGTAAACAGCCCAAATATGTATTATCCCTATTCTAGTAGCCATATAACTCCTGGAATTAGTGAGACTTTTGTTCCAGGATTTAAAAGCCTCAGTCCAGTCCTTTTCTCTTTAATCTCTCCTTTTGTAGTTGCAATATAATGAATAAACCTTCACTGGAAGCATTTTTACCCAGCTCTTATCTGAAAAGGCTCCAGAGGGGCTCACATATCAGTAAAAAATGAGACAGTCCGtgccttcaggcttacaatctaaaagccacaacacagaaggaaaaggggatgggcaGGGAAAAGGAAAACTTGCCAGCTCAGGCACCAATTCTTCATGTTACAAAGTTTTTCTAGTGGAAATGAGCTGCTCGCACACCTCAGAAATAGCCAGGCTACCTGACCTTCCTGGAAGTCACTTTAAAAGAGCTTGTGATTAGGTTGGTGTTACAGGTTGAGGCCTTCCTGGAATCTGCCAGCATCTTGTCCTTCCTGCCAGAGCAGATAAGACTCAGGGCTCCCAGGTGACTCCCCCGCCCTGAGCAAATGGTCCTCCTGCTCTTCCCCACAGGGCAGTTGTTGCTCAAAGCCTTTGCAACTGGGAAGGAGGAGACGAACTCAACTGATGAGAGCAGCAGCAAGTGGACATGGCGAAAATGAATGTTCACCTAGCTGTCTGGCTTCCTCTTTTCGATCTCACAGGGGAGTCAGCTCCAAAAGCCCTTTTGCTTTTCAGTCTGCTTTCATTCCCTTGTGTACAGTGGCTGCTGGTTTCCAAAGCTCACTGAAGGGTATCTTTTGATTATTTTTTCCTAGTGGTCTTACTGTGGAGTGCAGGAAAACCCATTGGGTGAGACAGTTGTGAGAATCAAGCCACCCAGTGACAAGAAGGCCCTCTGGTCTTCCCTTTCTCAAGAGTGTGCTTCTTCTGTCCCCCACAGGCCTTTGGAAATTTCAGCCAAGAAGCCGGTCCCCTTTCTGCGAAAAGTCGTGCCTGTTAAAAAGAAGGTGGGTTCTCCTGTGTCTCTGGACGGAAAGacaaaacccacaagtagaaaaGACTATCTGGGGCAGTAAAACATTGACAGTGGCTTAGAAGGAATGGGTGTAATAAATTTTGGTGACATTTGAGAAGGCTCTTAGCTTAGTAGGCAGTGCATGAAACAGCGCTGCATCAAGCAAGATGAGGGAAGCTACCCATGCGTGTGATCGAAATGGTACAGATTCTGCTGGGCTTGCTTACACGAGATGGGTGTCCCTGGAGCAAGGGTGAGCAGAAGATAgaacttcagatgtttgggacttcaactcccagaagcccctgccagcatggccatctgTACCATTTTGATCACGCACTCCCagaaatgctgggggttgaagtcccaaacatctggagatctactttctgtccacctcATCCTGGACTTGAGAAGCTGCTTTCTGGCATTGCTCAAATGTTGGCGTCTgctcccccttcttcccccacaGGTGCCCCGAGACCCACGCTTCGATGATCTCTCTGGAGAATATAAGCCGGAAGTGTTTGAAAAGACCTACTGTTTCTTgaatgacctcaggaagaaggagaaagaggtaACGCTGTGAATACCTGTTTTTGAGTATCCTCTTTTCCTCAGAGCCTTGGAGTGAAAGATGGTGCCCCTGGATAGTCGTTAAGTGCTTTCCCATCTCTTCCTCCTTGCAGGTAGTTCAGAAGCAACTAAAGAAAAGTCGAAACGTGGAGCAGCAAGACAAGTTGCAATGGCTCCTTAAGCGGATGGTGAGTTGGTGTCGCGGTGAATCCTGAGATACGGGAGACAGGCAGGGCAAAAGGTTGGGGCGACCATCAAGCAGGAAGCTCCAGTGAGGCAAATGAGATTGGGGGAGAGGAGCAACCTGAccttgccatgccctggcctgcTTGCCACTTGCCCATATTTGCTCCTTAGACCCAGCAGGAGGCTGCACAGAGGAAACgccagaaggagagagaaaaggacctAGCCATGAAGAGGGAGCTGAGGGAACTGGCCAAGCAAGGAAAGAAGCCTTTCTATCTAAAGAAATGTAAGTGTCGGACGTATGGAGGCAGCAGTTGTATTGCTGGGGCCCAGACTGCAGTATATTCCTCATGCAGCATCAACATGTATCATCAAATAAAAGACGCCTCAGTGATGTCTATAGATTGGTCCACAGAAATTGGAGGTTCGCATCTGCATTGCTGTGACGCTTGAGCAGAGTAAAAGGAAGGAcgccttagagcaggggtgggaagcCTTGTTTTGGCCCACGGGCTGAACTCCAATTTGGAAAGggcctcaggggctgcattctgtcagtgggcagggctaggggcATGGGGTGTGGCCAGAGGCACagaaagtgaggtgggtggggccagatgtAATTCTTACCCATTTGGACATTTTCTCACCGAGTAGGCAAAGCTCAGctctaggcatgtctactcaggtgtAAGCCCCAGTGCGACAGCTCTCTTGTCTACAAAGCAAAGCTCACTTCTATGCAGGgtatttaaattttaattgccTTTGAATGCCCTCTTATCTCCCATCACTGATTGGAAATAAGAGCAGAAGCTGTCAGGCCTGATGGGGAATCTCTTTGGGGCTGCGTCTGGTGTAGGCcagaggttccctatccctgctttATAGTCACAGTCAGGTGAGCAAGGTGTTGATGGAGTCAGTTAAACAGACTGGGGAAAGTGGTAGCAATACTTCTAATTCTGCCCCAGACCTTGCCCCAAACCTTGTATAACCCTGGGCACCTGACAGGCTTGTTCTGACACCATTTGCTGTATGCAAATAAGTTATTTCAGTTGTCTTTCTTCTTTGTTTGCCTTGCCGCCGGCCACTTTGAATGGAGTCCTCACGTGCTGTGCTCATGGGATATAATTACTAATTACACTGAGGCATGGTGGAAACCAAAAGGATGGCGGTTTTGGGCATCCCTTGTCTAAGTATCCGCCTTAAGCGCCacgtggaaaggcagggtataaataaaataaataaaatccttttgCTTGTGGGGTGTGCTGTCAAAATGGCTGATAATTACACAACTGCAGGGCTGCATTTGGAGAGGGGGTTGGAAACAGAGCTTGAGCGAGGAATGGGAATGGCTTGTGACATGAAGCGGGCTGCTGGCTTGAATTAAGACCCACCTTTCCCTTTTGTGCTCTGCAGCTGATAAACAGAAACGGGACCTGGCTGAGAAGTACAAAGAGCTGAAGAGGAGTGGCAAGTTGGAGAACTTCCTGAgcaagaagaggaaaaggaatgcCGCCAAGGACAAGAGGAGGCTCCCTTTTAGGAAAGATGTATAACATCCAGCTGCAGAAGAGATACCTGGTTCTGCTGGTTGTGCAGGTGACATGGCAATAGATTCAAATCTGCTGCCATAGGACAAGTATTGACTGTGGCTATTAGACCCCCAGCAGGGTAACATCCCATGGTCCAGGTTTCTCTGCCACAAATGAGTTTGGGCAAAATTAAGTTGTGAAGTCTCCAGTCTCGCGGAAGCCTCTTAGACTTCCTAAAGACTAACTTTCATTTAGCCTCAGTTGAGAAGGAGAGAAGGGATTGCATCACTCTCCcgacttttcctcctcctcccagggacCGACCTAAAATCTTAGCATACAGAGTGGGAGCTCCTTGCCAGTTTCAGCTTTCAAtccactcttcctcccccccccccccaaaaaaaaccctcgaACCCTTGGCTCACAATCCTTATTTTTTCCCCTATTGTGCAGCCTGTGTAGGCTTGAAGGCTCCTCGGTCTTCACCTACTTGCTTTTTTGAGAATTGCCTTCCCAGACAGCACTGGTTTCTTCTTGCTGCTACCTATTAGTACCGCTTGATTATGTTTCCAAATGTTTTGTTTGCAGACACTGTGGAGGCTTAAGAGAGTTTCCCAGTAAGCATAGCTGCTGCACAAGCAGGGACCTTCCATAAGGCAATAGCACAGTCTTCTAACATTGAACTGGACCCTGGTCAGCTTCCTAGGCATACTAATTGCAGGATCTCATTACTGCGGAGACAGACTGCTTTCATTTTGACAGAGCTCCTTGGGTCACTGATTGGTCGCATGTTTTGTAGCTATGTTTCACTGAACATATCTCaaagtaaaattattattttaaataaaaccaaaCTTTCCCTTTCATCTGTTGGTACAAAACAGACAAAACAAATGTGTCCTCATGAACATATTCACAGTTCTACATATTTTATTAGTGCACAGGCATTTCTTACCATTTTCTCACCGCATttgttcctcctctctctctctctctctctcagtatagCTTGATGTCGTCACCTAGTAATTACCAGTATGGCTTCATTCCAGATAAGCACATCACTTTTTCAAGTTTTTATCTCGTATTCCACATCTTGTCAGCCCTTTAGTACTTTCCATCTCTTTTTTGCTTCTGATCCAACTCAGTATTCATTACTATGTATCCTTGTCAAGTGCAAAGAACATTGCTTCTTTTTCTGGATGGACAAGAGAATTTCAGGGCACTTAGGCATAAGAAGCAAGCTTCTTGTTTTGACCCTTTGTGTGGGTGTCTGCATCTTACAAGTTGCTATCTAGCCACTGCCTAAGAATATGCTTTATATGGAATCAGATTAGCA
This sequence is a window from Elgaria multicarinata webbii isolate HBS135686 ecotype San Diego chromosome 4, rElgMul1.1.pri, whole genome shotgun sequence. Protein-coding genes within it:
- the RRP36 gene encoding ribosomal RNA processing protein 36 homolog → MKQLRGNKAGGHPRKKSSSSGKDSVTPPIQTSDDNRVIDILNPKVLAQKRPLQGLSSTGGSTAGSADDAKRPKLLPEVSSPGQESEDEDSDDCDYESVENDNDVSDDTNSDDDSDDDETESDASEGSNEDPEETTSQPSSRPDITKELSSMSFEELLQLRNQVGTKAYQQMTTGKRAPNATKTAKHQPPSKHRPLEISAKKPVPFLRKVVPVKKKVPRDPRFDDLSGEYKPEVFEKTYCFLNDLRKKEKEVVQKQLKKSRNVEQQDKLQWLLKRMTQQEAAQRKRQKEREKDLAMKRELRELAKQGKKPFYLKKSDKQKRDLAEKYKELKRSGKLENFLSKKRKRNAAKDKRRLPFRKDV